In a genomic window of Chthonomonadales bacterium:
- a CDS encoding C40 family peptidase: MSIHRLRWALLCVAATSGALLAHGAEASHTVTVKPGDSIDSLARRFGVSTRDIARANGISTDGILLDGKRLTIPDPPPRVARPATMHVAASVVGDRVTVRRGPYEGYRSVTLVDHGTDLVLTRRAGDWFQVRLADGATGWIRQDFVRSGGPAVAHAGLPAQTASARRAQARAAHSSARRTASAAHKSSKPAPARRSAARPSTSTQSTKARASSHRVASKPTPKRAARSSRVATKPAGKVATRASKRDSALARRRTKPTGSGDVVRTAYAYRGAPYRYGGSSRGGFDCSGFTSYVYASKGVRLPHSAAAQFGHGNKVNKSSLKPGDLVFFETTRRGISHVGIYAGNGRFVHASSARGRVRVDSLNSGYYSARFRGARRVRK; the protein is encoded by the coding sequence ATGTCCATCCACCGCCTTCGCTGGGCGCTATTGTGCGTCGCGGCTACTTCCGGAGCGCTACTGGCTCACGGTGCCGAGGCATCACACACTGTCACGGTCAAGCCGGGCGACTCGATCGATAGTCTCGCCCGGCGGTTCGGTGTCTCCACGAGGGATATCGCTCGAGCCAATGGCATTTCCACCGACGGCATTTTGCTCGATGGGAAGCGCCTCACCATCCCCGATCCGCCTCCAAGGGTAGCCCGCCCGGCCACGATGCACGTCGCGGCATCGGTGGTCGGCGACCGCGTTACGGTGCGTCGCGGACCTTACGAGGGTTACCGGTCCGTTACGCTGGTCGACCACGGAACCGATCTGGTCCTGACGCGCCGGGCCGGCGACTGGTTCCAGGTGCGCCTCGCGGACGGCGCCACCGGATGGATCCGTCAGGACTTCGTGCGTTCTGGGGGCCCGGCTGTCGCCCACGCCGGACTGCCGGCCCAGACCGCCAGCGCGCGCCGCGCGCAGGCCAGGGCGGCCCACTCCTCGGCCAGGCGCACCGCGTCGGCGGCCCACAAGAGCTCAAAGCCGGCCCCGGCAAGACGATCGGCCGCGCGCCCGTCCACCAGTACCCAGTCGACGAAGGCACGGGCGTCGTCGCATCGGGTTGCATCGAAGCCGACGCCGAAGCGCGCGGCGCGCTCGAGCAGGGTCGCCACGAAGCCGGCCGGGAAGGTGGCGACGCGCGCGTCCAAGCGTGACAGCGCCCTGGCCCGGCGCCGCACGAAGCCGACGGGCAGCGGCGATGTGGTGCGGACCGCGTATGCCTATCGCGGGGCGCCGTACCGGTACGGCGGCTCATCGAGGGGCGGGTTCGACTGCTCGGGGTTCACGAGCTACGTGTACGCCAGCAAGGGCGTGCGTTTGCCTCACTCGGCCGCTGCGCAGTTCGGGCACGGCAACAAGGTCAACAAGAGCAGTCTGAAGCCCGGCGACCTCGTGTTCTTTGAGACGACCCGGCGCGGCATCTCGCACGTCGGCATCTACGCCGGCAACGGCAGGTTCGTGCACGCTTCCAGCGCCCGCGGCCGTGTGCGCGTCGACTCGCTTAACTCGGGCTACTACAGCGCGCGGTTCCGCGGCGCGCGCCGCGTCCGCAAGTAG